A region of Rhodamnia argentea isolate NSW1041297 chromosome 9, ASM2092103v1, whole genome shotgun sequence DNA encodes the following proteins:
- the LOC115744399 gene encoding ankyrin-3 has translation MGKHPSSASSRSGEDLHAAARSGDLRAVLSILAANPLAVNSRDKHSRTPLHLAAWSGQAQVVTYLCQNKADVGAAAMDDMGAIHFAAQKGHLEVVRTLLSSGVSVKAANRKGFTPLHYAVQGSHLELVKYLVKKGASLSTKTKAGKTPVDLASSEEIRSFLVESEESSKKGEHPDPGKQAEASSTNLSSHEKSENSHEMSRNSEEEDENAKRKGNDEEIREASQPKKAKVALNHLTSADDAQDDEENF, from the exons atggggaagcATCCGAGTTCAGCTTCTTCACGTTCCGGTGAGGACCTCCACGCGGCCGCGAGATCCGGCGACCTGAGAGCCGTTCTGTCGATACTTGCCGCGAACCCTCTGGCTGTCAATTCCAGAGATAAGCACTCCAGAACTCC ACTCCATTTAGCAGCATGGTCTGGTCAGGCACAAGTGGTCACTTATCTCTGCCAGAACAAGGCTGATGTCGGGGCTGCTGCCATGGACGATATGGGGGCTATTCACTTTGCTGCCCAAAAGGGGCATTTGGAAGTCGTACGCACGCTTCTTTCATCTGGGGTCTCTGTTAAAGCTGCTAATCGCAAGGGCTTCACTCCACTACACTATGCAGTTCAAGGGTCCCATTTGGAGCTCGTGAAGTACTTGGTAAAGAAAGGTGCTAGCCTGAGTACCAAGACCAAAGCTGGGAAAACCCCTGTTGATCTTGCAAGCAGCGAAGAAATTCGCTCTTTTTTGGTAGAATCTGAAGAATCATCTAAAAAAGGCGAACATCCTGATCCTGGGAAGCAAGCTGAAGCCTCCAGTACAAACTTATCTTCTCATGAGAAATCAGAAAATAGTCACGAAATGTCCAGGAATTCTGAAGAGGAGGATGAAAATGCAAAGAGAAAGGGTAATGACGAGGAAATCAGGGAAGCCTCTCAACCTAAAAAGGCAAAGGTCGCACTTAATCATCTTACAAGCGCAGATGATGCgcaagatgatgaagagaactTTTGA
- the LOC115744395 gene encoding protein CYCLOPS-like isoform X1, translating to MEGRGFSGFYRNSSEEMFLKALMESSVGMPIPTMEMLGFKNLSQNFRTDSEELFKSWLTNAENHSYNSPGASHRTRQASRRLSTELANVSNQEQWDILQTRRSNDLLSQTCSIAEEIPGDLSQTSSRNATERGWQASNLSLAKAWFNSSQPMTRSRSSELRRRYAAMQSTQGTAPMEVTNSGSRHDVKMKQETNNNSGFGDLSMSEIPEQLGTFVSPSNSSSSSMNAQPVNNLDRVSSVVSMLKGTLERKKLANQIERETFEDYSQGSFQAQDVLANISLHQGQGDHIHEMSLMFHEASQGQAQDPVVLPNVERSMDLDFEQLINTRNPINVRAVSQERSQSESSAAAPIVSSGFDACDGPSNSSQTPSACESSRKNVGNLISSENGSRAKGAEFRERIIDNLKDDQKRGNLVRYGSVSSTGSGDKGDPTKKRRVERSRKMAEAKERNSTSTIPPDIQSILKRCENLEKEVRSLKLNLSFMNRKDSEQTKLIEELQKQNDDLTEEKERLLEVIERIHSD from the exons ATGGAGGGAAGGGGGTTTTCGGGATTTTACAGAAATTCTAGTGAGGAGATGTTCCTCAAAGCCCTGATGGAGAGCTCAGTTGGAATGCCCATTCCGACAATGGAGATGTTGGGATTCAAGAATTTATCTCAAAACTTTCGCACAGATAGCGAGGAGCTCTTCAAAAGCTGGCTCACAAATGCAGAG AATCATAGCTACAATTCACCAGGTGCATCACATCGTACACGGCAGGCATCGAGGAG GTTATCCACAGAACTAGCAAATGTATCAAATCAAGAACAATGGGACATTCTGCAAACGAGAAGAAGCAATGACCTGCTTTCACAAACTTGCTCCATTGCTGAAGAAATTCCAGGGGACCTCAGCCAAACTTCAAGCAG GAATGCCACTGAAAGAGGATGGCAGGCTAGTAACCTGTCTCTTGCCAAG GCTTGGTTTAATAGTTCACAACCAATGACTAGAAGCCGGTCTTCTGAATTACG AAGGAGGTATGCTGCCATGCAGAGCACTCAAGGCACAGCGCCAATGGAAGTGACAAACAGTGGATCTCGGCATGATGTCAAAATGAAACAAGAGACCAACAACAATAGTGGCTTCGGTGATCTCTCAATGAGCGAGATTCCTGAACAGTTGGGAACATTTGTTTCTCCATCCAATTCGTCCTCATCCAGCATGAATGCACAACCAGTCAACAATTTGGATAGAGTTTCCTCTGTGGTCAGCATGCTAAAGGGTACACTAGAACGCAAAAAGCTTGCTAATCAAATTGAGAGAGAAACTTTTGAGGATTACTCTCAGGGGTCCTTTCAAGCTCAAGATGTTCTTGCCAATATTAGCTTACATCAAGGACAAGGAGATCATATTCATGAAATGTCATTAATGTTCCATGAAGCCTCTCAAGGACAGGCCCAAGATCCAGTTGTTCTACCAAATGTTGAAAGATCTATGGACCTCGACTTTGAACAATTGATAAATACCAGAAATCCAATTAATGTGAGAGCAGTTTCCCAAGAACGTTCACAGAGCGAGTCTTCTGCTGCTGCTCCTATAGTTTCCTCTGGATTTGATGCATGTGATGGTCCCAGCAACTCAAGCCAAACTCCAAGCGCTTGTGAGAGCTCCAGGAAGAATGTTGGAAACCTTATAAGTTCAGAAAATGGTTCAAGGGCCAAAG GTGCAGAGTTTAGAGAACGGATCATCGACAATTTGAAAGATGATCAAAAG AGGGGAAATCTGGTGCGTTATGGATCTGTCTCATCTACTGGTTCAG GGGATAAAGGGGATCCAACGAAAAAGCGTAGAGTGGAACGATCAAGAAA AATGGCAGAGGCAAAGGAGAGGAACTCGACATCAACAATTCCACCAGATATCCAATCTATCTTGAAGCGGTGCGAAAATCTTGAGAAGGAAGTGAGATCCCTCAAACTTAATTTGTCTTTCATGAATAG AAAGGATTCTGAACAGACCAAGCTGATAGAAGAGCTGCAAAAGCAGAATGACGATCTGACAGAAGAAAAAGAGCGGCTCCTAGAAGTTATTGAGAGGATCCATTCGGATTAA
- the LOC115744395 gene encoding protein CYCLOPS-like isoform X2, which yields MEGRGFSGFYRNSSEEMFLKALMESSVGMPIPTMEMLGFKNLSQNFRTDSEELFKSWLTNAENHSYNSPGASHRTRQASRRLSTELANVSNQEQWDILQTRRSNDLLSQTCSIAEEIPGDLSQTSSRNATERGWQASNLSLAKAWFNSSQPMTRSRSSELRRRYAAMQSTQGTAPMEVTNSGSRHDVKMKQETNNNSGFGDLSMSEIPEQLGTFVSPSNSSSSSMNAQPVNNLDRVSSVVSMLKGTLERKKLANQIERETFEDYSQGSFQAQDVLANISLHQGQGDHIHEMSLMFHEASQGQAQDPVVLPNVERSMDLDFEQLINTRNPINVRAVSQERSQSAEFRERIIDNLKDDQKRGNLVRYGSVSSTGSGDKGDPTKKRRVERSRKMAEAKERNSTSTIPPDIQSILKRCENLEKEVRSLKLNLSFMNRKDSEQTKLIEELQKQNDDLTEEKERLLEVIERIHSD from the exons ATGGAGGGAAGGGGGTTTTCGGGATTTTACAGAAATTCTAGTGAGGAGATGTTCCTCAAAGCCCTGATGGAGAGCTCAGTTGGAATGCCCATTCCGACAATGGAGATGTTGGGATTCAAGAATTTATCTCAAAACTTTCGCACAGATAGCGAGGAGCTCTTCAAAAGCTGGCTCACAAATGCAGAG AATCATAGCTACAATTCACCAGGTGCATCACATCGTACACGGCAGGCATCGAGGAG GTTATCCACAGAACTAGCAAATGTATCAAATCAAGAACAATGGGACATTCTGCAAACGAGAAGAAGCAATGACCTGCTTTCACAAACTTGCTCCATTGCTGAAGAAATTCCAGGGGACCTCAGCCAAACTTCAAGCAG GAATGCCACTGAAAGAGGATGGCAGGCTAGTAACCTGTCTCTTGCCAAG GCTTGGTTTAATAGTTCACAACCAATGACTAGAAGCCGGTCTTCTGAATTACG AAGGAGGTATGCTGCCATGCAGAGCACTCAAGGCACAGCGCCAATGGAAGTGACAAACAGTGGATCTCGGCATGATGTCAAAATGAAACAAGAGACCAACAACAATAGTGGCTTCGGTGATCTCTCAATGAGCGAGATTCCTGAACAGTTGGGAACATTTGTTTCTCCATCCAATTCGTCCTCATCCAGCATGAATGCACAACCAGTCAACAATTTGGATAGAGTTTCCTCTGTGGTCAGCATGCTAAAGGGTACACTAGAACGCAAAAAGCTTGCTAATCAAATTGAGAGAGAAACTTTTGAGGATTACTCTCAGGGGTCCTTTCAAGCTCAAGATGTTCTTGCCAATATTAGCTTACATCAAGGACAAGGAGATCATATTCATGAAATGTCATTAATGTTCCATGAAGCCTCTCAAGGACAGGCCCAAGATCCAGTTGTTCTACCAAATGTTGAAAGATCTATGGACCTCGACTTTGAACAATTGATAAATACCAGAAATCCAATTAATGTGAGAGCAGTTTCCCAAGAACGTTCACAGA GTGCAGAGTTTAGAGAACGGATCATCGACAATTTGAAAGATGATCAAAAG AGGGGAAATCTGGTGCGTTATGGATCTGTCTCATCTACTGGTTCAG GGGATAAAGGGGATCCAACGAAAAAGCGTAGAGTGGAACGATCAAGAAA AATGGCAGAGGCAAAGGAGAGGAACTCGACATCAACAATTCCACCAGATATCCAATCTATCTTGAAGCGGTGCGAAAATCTTGAGAAGGAAGTGAGATCCCTCAAACTTAATTTGTCTTTCATGAATAG AAAGGATTCTGAACAGACCAAGCTGATAGAAGAGCTGCAAAAGCAGAATGACGATCTGACAGAAGAAAAAGAGCGGCTCCTAGAAGTTATTGAGAGGATCCATTCGGATTAA
- the LOC115744397 gene encoding ylmG homolog protein 1-2, chloroplastic — protein MASSTLLLHSRTLLPPKQNPIVSREPKPQFFPLLRLNSLPKSFSRSLSPTSKPNLAAKAAASSPPAITPTRPPHAKLGESIRTVSSVLALAVGVSISIAKLVQKLPVDKVLALLSKLNPGPQELAAVRELGGNLSCAAGPLFFAALRDRPSGYLNTPLTVVAAGLAKWLDIYSGVLMVRVLLSWFPNIPWERQPLSAIRDLCDPYLNLFRNIIPPIFDTLDVSPLLAFAVLGTLGSILNNSRGMY, from the coding sequence ATGGCTTCTTCTACCCTTCTCCTCCACTCTCGAACCCTACTCCCACCGAAACAAAACCCCATCGTTTCTCGGGAGCCCAAGCCCCAATTTTTCCCTCTCCTCCGTCTGAACTCTCTCCCCAAGTccttctctcgctctctctccccgACCTCAAAACCTAATCTGGCAGCCAAAGCGGCAGCTTCCTCACCACCGGCAATTACTCCCACTCGCCCACCGCACGCCAAGCTCGGCGAATCGATCCGCACCGTGAGTTCAGTGCTGGCCCTGGCGGTAGGAGTGTCGATTTCAATCGCGAAGCTAGTCCAGAAGCTTCCGGTCGATAAGGTCCTTGCCTTGCTGTCGAAATTGAACCCCGGCCCTCAAGAGCTCGCCGCGGTCCGAGAGCTAGGAGGGAACCTGTCGTGTGCGGCGGGGCCGCTGTTCTTCGCGGCGCTCCGTGACCGCCCCAGCGGGTACCTGAACACGCCGCTGACGGTGGTTGCTGCGGGTCTGGCGAAGTGGCTCGATATCTACAGCGGGGTTCTGATGGTTAGGGTTCTGCTCAGTTGGTTCCCGAACATCCCGTGGGAGCGGCAGCCACTGTCGGCGATTAGGGACTTGTGCGACCCGTATTTGAATTTGTTTAGGAATATAATTCCGCCGATTTTCGATACTTTGGACGTGAGTCCGCTTTTGGCATTCGCGGTGTTGGGGACTCTGGGTTCGATCCTGAATAACAGCAGGGGGATGTATTGA